A window of Macrobrachium rosenbergii isolate ZJJX-2024 chromosome 15, ASM4041242v1, whole genome shotgun sequence contains these coding sequences:
- the LOC136846246 gene encoding uncharacterized protein produces MFDTGSDRSYISKDLVKRVRPRWLTSEYLSFSAFGGGKASKADLCSIYEVMSLGANNHKYSFKVAEINVICPPLCRTKVNPKCLEPFAHLNLADEYGSNRKIQVDMLTGLDLYWKLMLPNKIVCHEGLVAQETVFGWVLSGSSIRSEDNCDVGVQLLTFSNFQEDSLSNFWDLESVGIQAQETRSDAIKPDPILVQFEKLVSFKEGHYEVALPWKSESVKLKLLDNKHHALRRLDNLTCKLDRDPGLQEQYYTVFEEYEKEGIIEEIPPHQLEGGYPVFYLPHRPVVWEVSLSTKIRPVFDGSARGSNGVSLNDCLESGPSLNPDLVEVLLRFRRWKVALTADITKAFLPIKVRREDRDVHRFLLKKKDIVKHFRFVRVPFGNKSSPFLLNATLKFHLRKYPPSEVVSELLENLYVDDWLSGADSPAEACARFDEACGMLKKAGMSLSKCTSNYKTLPMTEDSIVEGVKVLGLHWDSSSDCFTFKVENVDPFGDIVCTKRNVLSLIARCFDPLGFICPFVMHAKILFQEIWRLGLDWDEPLPEAMQGRVKLWVVGLSVLESLRINRYLFSELSWRDLPAIELHAFGDASERGYGACVYVRVPEKGNFKVTLIAARGKVAPIKKVSLPRLELLGALLCARLVVFVKSALRLVQEVSVRCWTDSTVALAWIKGEPNRWKTFVANRVVEIQGLTPPSCWQHCPGKDNPADLILRGVYAEQLTQSDVWLVGPSWLRTSSLLLKEDAREGFPREEQCETDTVCVAVESDQPLFEFSRWSSFPKALNVVGWVLRFVGNCKASSLKTGGPLTYGELMKAKVKLLYYAQREAFAREINALALSQPLPKGSPLVKLDPYLDEEGLLRIKGRLENAELSFESKHPIIVPGTYIALLLVRFQHVLLKHAGVAVLVSTLRNNYWIIRLHQIAKRVCRECVACRRSEAKACSQPVVPLPELRVKSSPPFTVTGLDFAGPLFCVDFPSKRLYILLFTCAVVRAVHLELTESLSVTDCNLAIRRFTARRGVPSVFYSDNAKTFLGASNLLKQHYGPTTPRWKFIVPNAPWWGGWWERLIRSVKVALRKALGTKTLSRNELETTLHEVEACINSRPLTFVGEEPDVANPLTPSHFLIGRSAGFQVELADDSASSVTSKDLCVREAVRLSQLEKFWNIWQSEYLRNLPCMVKGFKANCNLTRGSVVIVKEERVPRLLWPLGVITELYPGKDGMVRSAKVKTKRGFVTRPVQNLYNLEISDISEESVCNSPDEIIKENPVVGDPKDPVESITESTVGKTQKGRPIKVPVKLDL; encoded by the coding sequence ATGTTTGATACAGGATCGGATCGATCCTACATTTCCAAGGACTTGGTCAAAAGGGTCAGGCCCAGGTGGCTGACCTctgagtatttatcattttctgcctTTGGGGGAGGTAAGGCCTCCAAGGCAGATTTGTGTAGCATTTATGAAGTGATGAGTTTAGGGGCTAATAACCACAAATATAGCTTTAAGGTTGCtgagattaatgtaatttgtcccCCTTTATGTAGGACCAAAGTGAATCCTAAATGCTTAGAGCCTTTTGCACATCTTAACCTAGCTGATGAGTATGGATCCAACCGAAAGATACAGGTGGATATGTTGACTGGATTAGATTTGTATTGGAAGCTGATGCTCCCTAACAAAATTGTGTGTCATGAAGGGCTTGTAGCCCAGGAGACTGTTTTTGGTTGGGTTTTGTCTGGATCCTCAATTAGGTCTGAAGATAACTGTGATGTAGGTGTGCAACTGTTAACATTCTCTAATTTTCAGGAAGATAGCTTGAGTAACTTTTGGGATTTAGAATCTGTAGGTATTCAAGCCCAGGAAACACGTTCTGACGCTATTAAGCCTGACCCTATTCTGGTGCAATTTGAGAAATTGGTAAGTTTCAAGGAAGGCCATTATGAGGTGGCCCTTCCGTGGAAATCAGAGTCTGTAAAGTTAAAGTTGCTTGATAACAAACACCATGCCTTGAGAAGATTGGATAATCTGACTTGTAAGTTAGATAGGGACCCTGGTCTGCAGGAACAATATTATACAGTGTTTGAAGAGTATGAAAAGGAAGGTATTATAGAAGAGATCCCACCCCATCAGTTGGAGGGTGGGTACCCAGTGTTCTATTTGCCTCATAGACCTGTGGTGTGGGAGGTGAGTCTCTCCACCAAAATCAGGCCTGTGTTTGATGGGTCAGCTCGTGGCAGCAATGGTGTGTCCCTAAATGACTGTTTAGAAAGTGGTCCCTCCTTAAACCCTGATTTAGTAGAAGTTTTACTGAGgtttagaagatggaaggtggCCTTAACTGCTGATATTACGAAGGCTTTCCTTCCAATTAAGGTGAGGAGGGAGGACCGTGATGTTCAcaggtttttgttgaagaaaaaggatattgtaaaacatttccgTTTTGTAAGAGTACCCTTTGGAAATAAGAGTAGTCCCTTTTTGTTGAATgccactttgaaatttcatttaaggAAATACCCTCCCTCAGAGGTGGTTTCTGAATTGCTTGAGAATCTGTATGTTGATGACTGGCTTTCTGGGGCTGATAGCCCTGCTGAGGCCTGTGCAAGATTTGATGAAGCCTGTGGTATGTTGAAGAAGGCTGGAATGTCCCTGTCAAAGtgtacttctaattataaaaccttGCCCATGACAGAAGATTCTATTGTAGAAGGTGTAAAGGTGTTAGGCTTACACTGGGATTCCTCCTCGGACTGTTTTACATTTAAGGTAGAGAATGTAGATCCCTTTGGGGATATTGTTTGTACTAAAAGAAATGTGTTAAGCCTAATTGCTCGATGTTTTGACCCCTTGGGGTTCATATGCCCCTTTGTTATGCATGCAAAAATACTATTCCAAGAAATCTGGAGATTAGGTCTAGATTGGGATGAACCATTACCTGAGGCTATGCAAGGCAGAGTTAAGTTGTGGGTAGTAGGACTTTCCGTACTTGAATCATTGAGAATTAATCGttacttattttcagaattgtcCTGGAGAGATCTCCCTGCTATTGAACTTCATGCCTTTGGTGATGCTTCGGAAAGGGGGTACGGTGCTTGTGTCTATGTGAGAGTGCCAGAAAAGGGTAATTTCAAGGTAACGTTGATTGCTGCTAGAGGTAAGGTAGCCCctataaagaaagtttccctcCCTAGGCTAGAATTACTTGGTGCCTTATTGTGTGCTAGACTGGTTGTATTTGTGAAGTCTGCGTTGCGGCTGGTCCAGGAGGTTTCAGTTCGATGTTGGACTGATTCCACTGTTGCCCTAGCATGGATTAAAGGAGAACCAAATAGATGGAAAACCTTTGTAGCCAACAGAGTTGTGGAAATTCAAGGACTGACTCCACCATCTTGTTGGCAACATTGTCCTGGAAAAGACAACCCTGCAGACCTAATATTGAGAGGTGTTTATGCAGAGCAACTCACACAGTCTGATGTTTGGTTAGTGGGTCCTTCTTGGCTCCGCACCTCATCTCTCCTACTTAAGGAAGATGCAAGAGAGGGATTCCCACGAGAAGAGCAATGTGAAACAGACactgtttgtgttgctgttgagTCTGATCAGCCCTTGTTTGAGTTTTCCCGATGGAGCTCCTTTCCGAAGGCACTCAATGTGGTAGGTTGGGTGTTAAGATTTGTTGGTAATTGTAAAGCTTCATCCCTTAAAACTGGTGGTCCCTTGACTTATGGAGAATTGATGAAAGCCAAGGTCAAACTGCTTTACTATGCTCAAAGAGAGGCCTTTGCAAGAGAAATAAATGCTCTGGCTTTGTCTCAACCCCTCCCTAAGGGGTCACCTTTGGTCAAACTTGATCCTTATCTAGATGAGGAAGGGTTGCTGAGAATAAAGGGGCGCTTAGAGAATGCCGAATTGAGTTTTGAGAGTAAGCACCCTATCATTGTCCCTGGTACTTATATTGCTTTGTTGTTGGTTCGTTTCCAGCACGTATTGCTTAAACATGCTGGTGTTGCTGTGCTTGTTTCCACTCTGCGAAACAATTATTGGATCATTCGTCTTCATCAGATTGCTAAGAGGGTTTGCAGAGAATGTGTCGCTTGTCGTAGAAGTGAAGCCAAGGCCTGTTCCCAGCCTGTGGTTCCCCTTCCTGAGTTAAGAGTTAAATCTTCCCCTCCTTTCACTGTTACAGGTCTAGACTTTGCTGGTCccttattttgtgttgatttccccTCCAAGAGGttgtatattcttctttttacttgtgCTGTTGTCAGAGCTGTCCACCTAGAGCTTACAGAGTCTCTCTCAGTTACTGATTGCAATTTGGCAATTCGTCGGTTTACGGCTAGACGTGGTGTACCTTCTGTGTTCTACTCTGACAATGCCAAAACCTTTTTGGGTGCCTCCAACCTGTTGAAGCAACATTATGGCCCCACGACACCCCGGTGGAAGTTTATTGTACCTAATGCGCCTTGGTGGGGAGGCTGGTGGGAACGCCTCATTAGGTCAGTGAAGGTTGCGTTGAGAAAGGCGTTGGGCACTAAGACCTTGTCTAGGAATGAATTAGAAACCACTCTTCATGAGGTGGAGGCATGTATCAATTCTAGACCTTTGACATTTGTAGGTGAAGAACCTGATGTTGCTAATCCCCTtactccatctcattttcttattggtcGTTCAGCAGGTTTTCAGGTGGAACTGGCAGATGACTCTGCCTCAAGTGTGACCTCAAaggatttgtgtgtgagagaggctgTGCGTCTGAGTCAGTTGGAGAAATTCTGGAACATCTGGCAATCTGAGTACCTTAGAAACCTGCCTTGCATGGTAAAGGGGTTCAAAGCTAATTGTAATTTAACAAGGGGTTCTGTTGTaatagtaaaggaagaaagagtgccTAGGCTGCTGTGGCCACTTGGAGTTATTACTGAGTTGTACCCTGGAAAGGATGGAATGGTGAGAAGTGCCAAGGTTAAAACTAAACGTGGATTTGTAACTAGACCTGTTCAAAACCTATACAATTTagagatttcagatatcagtgaggaaagtgtttgtaattcccctgatgaaataataaaggaaaatccagttGTAGGGGATCCCAAGGACCCAGTTGAATCAATCACTGAGTCTACTGTAGGTAAAACCCAAAAGGGGAGACCTATTAAAGTACCTGTTAAACTTGACTTGTAA